A stretch of Henckelia pumila isolate YLH828 chromosome 4, ASM3356847v2, whole genome shotgun sequence DNA encodes these proteins:
- the LOC140864520 gene encoding peroxidase 51-like has translation MGSYKYQTTLLLPLSLIIILFSSSTSAQLRPNFYANICPDVENIVRRAVKTKFDQTFVTVPATIRLLFHDCFVGGCDASVIVASTPGNTAEKDHPDNLSLAGDGFDTVIKAKAAVDAVSGCKNRVSCADILVMAARDVVALAGGPSYAVELGRLDGLISTAASVQGNLPQPTFNLDQLNAMFSRHGLNQTEMIALSACHTVGFSHCSRFANRIYNFSASNPVDPTLNRQYATQLQQMCPRNVDPQIAIDMDPTTPRLFDNAYFKNLQNGMGLFTSDQSLFTDSRSQSTVKTWASNSQLFNDAFVEAMTKLGRVGVKTGSNGNIRFDCGRFN, from the exons ATGGGTTCGTATAAGTACCAAACTACTTTATTGTTGCCACTTTCCTTGATCATTATTCTGTTTTCGAGCTCGACTTCAGCACAACTCAGACCAAATTTCTATGCAAACATTTGCCCCGATGTCGAAAACATCGTTCGAAGGGCCGTCAAGACGAAATTCGATCAAACGTTCGTCACAGTCCCGGCGACCATCCGTCTCCTCTTCCACGACTGTTTCGTCGGG GGCTGCGATGCATCGGTCATAGTGGCATCAACTCCAGGGAATACGGCTGAGAAAGATCATCCGGACAATTTATCATTGGCTGGGGATGGATTTGACACTGTGATTAAAGCCAAAGCAGCTGTCGATGCGGTTTCCGGCTGCAAGAACAGAGTTTCTTGTGCTGATATTCTTGTAATGGCTGCGAGAGACGTCGTCGCGCTG GCTGGTGGACCCTCATATGCTGTGGAATTAGGGAGATTAGATGGGCTGATTTCAACGGCTGCAAGTGTACAGGGAAATCTGCCTCAGCCGACCTTCAACTTGGATCAGCTTAATGCTATGTTTTCTAGACATGGATTAAATCAGACAGAGATGATTGCTCTCTCCG CATGCCACACCGTTGGATTCTCCCACTGCAGCAGATTCGCGAACCGGATCTACAACTTCAGCGCTTCGAACCCGGTGGACCCGACCCTGAACAGGCAATACGCGACCCAATTGCAACAAATGTGCCCGAGAAACGTGGACCCTCAGATTGCCATCGACATGGACCCGACGACACCCAGGCTATTTGACAATGCATATTTCAAAAACCTTCAGAATGGAATGGGCCTCTTCACATCGGATCAGAGCCTCTTTACGGACTCGAGGTCCCAGTCCACCGTCAAGACTTGGGCCTCCAATTCTCAGCTCTTTAATGATGCTTTTGTCGAAGCTATGACTAAGTTGGGCCGGGTCGGGGTCAAGACCGGAAGCAATGGTAATATCCGGTTTGACTGTGGAAGGTTTAATTAA
- the LOC140866035 gene encoding LOB domain-containing protein 37-like: MSCNGCRVLRKGCSETCVLRPCLQWIDSAEAQGHATVFVAKFFGRAGLMSFISNVAENQRPALFQSLLFEAAGRTVNPVNGAVGLLWTGNWHVCQAAVETVLRGGALKPIQQIFGDESDPDASSECPNMFKIQDPGLISRSKAHKRRRFPEDPAKITQLSDLDLSLSAGFQGKKANPLPEKRRLGSPSMNSEESMTTTCGDQPPNEAYKLLNLFT; encoded by the exons ATGAGTTGTAATGGCTGCCGGGTTCTTCGAAAGGGGTGCAGTGAGACTTGTGTTTTGAGGCCCTGTTTACAGTGGATTGACTCCGCCGAAGCTCAAGGCCACGCTACAGTCTTCGTCGCCAAGTTCTTCGGCCGCGCCGGCCTTATGTCCTTCATCTCCAACGTCGCGGAAAATCAAAGGCCTG CTCTTTTTCAGTCCCTGTTGTTCGAAGCAGCCGGACGAACGGTGAACCCCGTCAACGGCGCGGTGGGGCTTCTGTGGACCGGGAACTGGCACGTCTGCCAGGCGGCGGTGGAGACAGTCCTACGCGGTGGCGCGTTGAAGCCAATCCAGCAGATTTTCGGCGATGAATCGGACCCCGACGCTTCTTCCGAGTGCCCAAACATGTTCAAGATTCAAGACCCTGGTTTGATTTCGAGGTCCAAGGCGCATAAACGCCGCCGTTTCCCCGAAGATCCGGCGAAGATCACGCAGCTCTCCGATCTGGACCTCAGTCTATCAGCTGGTTTCCAGGGAAAAAAAGCAAACCCTTTACCCGAAAAGCGGCGCCTCGGAAGCCCGTCGATGAATTCGGAAGAATCTATGACCACTACTTGTGGAGATCAACCACCCAACGAAGCTTATAAACTTCTGAACCTCTTcacttaa